TCACGACGCTTGACGACTTCCAGTTGGACGACCTGATCCGCGACATCGCGGACGACGCGGTGGAGGTCGTCGAAGACAATGACGGGGATGTGACGGACCTGGCGAAGGTGGCGGGTGAGTCGCCGGTGATCCGGCTCGCGAACTATCTGATCTGCAATGCCGTCAAGGAAGGCGCGAGCGACATCCATATCGAGCCGGGCGAAAAGAAAATGCGCGTGCGGTACCGGATTGACGGCGTCCTGTTCGAGGTGATGTCGCCGCCCCAGGGCATGCACGCGGCGCTGGTGTCGCGTTTGAAGATCATGGCCAACCTGGACATTTCGGAGCGGCGTTTGCCGCAGGACGGCCGCATCCGCGCAATCGTGCGCAACCGTTACGTGGACTTCCGGATCAACACCCTTCCGACGACGCAGGGCGAGAAGGCGGCGATCCGCATCCTCGACAACCGATCCATCCTGATCGGCCTGGAGCGGCTGGGGTTTGAGCACGACCACCTGAAACGGTTCAAGGAACAGATCGACCGGCCGCACGGCATCATCCTCGTCACGGGCCCGACGGGCTCCGGCAAGACGACGACGCTGTACTCAGCGCTCCTGACGATGAACGCGGGCGAGATCAACCTCTCGACCGTCGAGGACCCGGTGGAATACTTCCTGGGCTTTGCGAACCAGGTCCAGATCAACGAGCGCATCGGCTTCACGTTCGCCACCGCGCTTCGGGCGCTGCTCAGGCAGGACCCGGACGTCATCATGGTGGGCGAAATCCGGGACGAGGAAACGGCGCGCATCAGCGTGCAGGCCGCCCTCACCGGGCACCTGGTCCTCTCGACCCTGCACACGAACGACGCGCCGTCGAGCATCACGCGGCTCATCAACATCGGCATCGAGCCGTACCTCATCAGCGCCTCACTGAACGCGGTGCTCGCCCAGCGTCTGGTGCGGCGCATCTGCGAGCAATGCAAGGAACCGTACGCGCCGAGCGACGAGGTCAAGCAGGCCCTCGTCCGGAACAAGATCGAGGCCGGGCAATTGTACCGCGGCAAGGGATGCGAGCGGTGCCGGAAAACCGGGTACAGCGGGCGCTGCGGCATCTACGAGATGCTCGTTCTGGACGACTCGATCCGGGACATGGTGGCGGCGAGCCCGGACGTCACGGAATTGCGGCGCTACTGCGAGGAAGCCGGAATGGTTTCGCTGCGACAGGACGGGATTCGCAAACTCCAGGAGGGCGTCACGACGGTCGAAGAACTGCTCCGCGTGACCGAAGACATTCACCTTCCGGTGGAGTAGGAGAAGCGGCCTTGACGCGTATCAAAAACCTGATGCGAAGCGCGGTCGATGCGGGGGCGAGCGACCTGCATATCCTTGCAGGCCACCCGCCGCTCCTCAGGATTCATACGGTTCTTGTCGCCATGGAGGGCGAGGCCGTCGTCGCGGAGGACGAAGCCCACGCCTTCGTCAAGGAACTGGTGACCGAGGAGCAGCACCAGCACTTCACGCGCCAGCGCGACCTGGACTTTTCGACCTCGTTGCCGGGCGGCCCCCGCTTCCGCGTCAACGCGCATTTCCAGCGGGGGACCCCTGCCCTGGCGTTTCGAGCGATTCCGGCGCGCGTGCCGCCGCTCGAAGAACTGAACCTGCCGGAAGTTGTGGTCGAGTTTGCCGAACTTCAGCAGGGTTTGGTCCTCGTGACGGGAGAAACGGGCAGCGGAAAATCCACGACCCTCGCCTCGATGGTCGATCACATGAACGACCGGTTTAAGTACCACGTGATCACCCTGGAGGATCCGATCGAATACATGCTCGAGTCCCGCCTGTGCACGGTCGAGCAGCGGGAGGTGGGCGAGGATGTGCCGGATTTCCGGCACGGGCTGCGGCATATTCTGCGGCAGGACCCGGACGTGATCCTCATCGGCGAAATGCGCGACCTGGAGACGATCTCGACGGCGCTGACGGCCGCCGAGACGGGTCACCTCGTCCTCTCGACCCTGCACACGAACGATGCGGCCTCGACCGTCGAGCGTATCATCGACATGTTCCCGGCCGCGCAGCAGAACCAGGTTCGCTCGATGGTGGCGAACACGCTGCGCGGTGTGCTCTGCCAGCGTCTGTTCCCTCGCGTGGACGAGGCGGGCATGATCCCGGCGACGGAGGTGCTCGTTTCGACCCCCGCGGTGCGCAACTGCATCCGCGAGAACCGGATCTTCGAGATCCCCAATATCATCGAAACCAACCGGGCCCTGGGCATGGCCCTGTTCGACGAGTCGCTCAAAAGGCTCTACTTCAACGGAAAGATCAACCGGCAGGACGCCCTCACGTACGCGCGGCAGCCGGAGCAACTCGAACGGGCTCTGACGGCCTAGGAGCGCCATGGCTACGTACCGATACCAACTGAAGCGAAACGACAGCCAGGTTGTCACGGGAGTCATGAAGGCCGACAGCCTCGTGTTGGCCACGCAGCAGGTGCGCGAACTCGGCGGGACGATCCTGGACCTGATACGGATCGGTGAGGAGGAGGTGGCCCGGAAAGGCTTGCTGGGCAGCATCCAGTTCGGCCAGCGGGTCGGGTCGAAGGAAATTCTGGCGTTTACAAGCCAGTTGGCGGTGATGTCGAAGGCCGGCATCGGTCTGACGACGGCGCTGGAAAGCATCGGGGAACAGGTGAAGAACCCCAAGATGGGTCAGATCATCCGGACGCTGAAGCGCGACATTGAAGGGGGACGGCAGTTTTCCGAGACTCTGCCCCGTTTTCCGAAGATCTTCTCGCTGCTCTACGTGAACATGGTGCGGGCGAGCGAGTTGGCGGGTTCGTTTGGGCACATGCTCGAGCGCATCTCGGAATACCTGACCCAGCAGATTGAGACACGCCGCCAGGTCAAAGGCGCCATGATTTACCCGGCGATCATCCTCATCCTGGCCATGGTGACGGTGGTGTTCATGCTGACGTTCGTCCTGCCGCGGTTCGCGCCCCTCTTCAAGGGACGCGAAGAGATCTTGCCGATGCCGACCAAGATACTCATGGCGTTGAGCAGTTCATTGACCAATTATTGGTACGTCTACCTGCTCTCGGTCGGCGCGCTTGCGGGAGGGTTCATCTACTTTTTGAGAACGGAACTCGGCCGCGAGTGGTGGGACGGCGCGAAACTCAAGATTCCGATCCTGAAGGGCCTGTGCCACGCCCTGTACCTGTCGCGCGGACTGCGGACGATGGGCGAACTGGTGAATGCGGGCGTGCCGATGCTCGATACGATTGCCATCACGGCGGAGGTTTCGGGCAACGTGCATTATGCGCGAGTGTGGCGGCGGGTCCACGCCGCGGTGCGCAAGGGACAGCGCATCGCGCCAACGCTGTCGCGCAGCCCGCTGATTCCCGCCAGTGTGGCCCAGATGATCGGGGCGGGCGAAGAGACCGGCTCGCTAGCCGAGATCCTGAATGACGTCAGCGCGTTTTACGATCGGGAGTTGAAGGCAACCATTAAAACAGTGACGTCCGCCATTGAGCCGCTCATGATCGTTTTGATGGGTGGAATTGTGGCCTTTATTGCATCCGCGATCCTCTTGCCCATCTTCAAGATGTCCCAGTTGGTGAAATAGCCATGACGCGCGCAAAAACGCATGAGTCCGGGAACCGCCGGAAAGCCTTCACGCTCGCGGAAGTGCTTGTCTGCTGCGTGCTCGTGGTTCTCGGTTTTGTTGCCTCCGTGGCGGCGTTCGGTCACGAGTCCGTCGTCACGCATTGAGAGGTCCCAAGGGCGGACGTCCCATGCGGAATCGGCGACGGAACGGCAGGGCGGTTTCGAGGGGTTCCGCCCTGCCCCACCGAACGCGTGCTTTCACCCTGGCGGAAGTGCTCATTTCGCTCGCCCTGATGGCGCTGCCGGACGATCGTGGTGAGCGTGGCGGGTGACGTGACGCATACGGGAACCAACCTTGCAAATCCGGCTGGTGCTGGCCGGGGAACAGGCGATGGCAGAAACCGTTATCACGGCGACGCCGCGCAAAGAGTTCTTCTGAATCCCCGCAATGGCGTTAAGATAAGCCCCCAATACCCTTCGGAAGGTGATTCGGACCCGGCGCAGATCGGGCTTGGCGCTGCCTTGCGCCCCGGTTAGCTGGGGTGCGTCGTCGCACGAAACCGCCTCAAATCCCCTTAACT
The window above is part of the Planctomycetota bacterium genome. Proteins encoded here:
- a CDS encoding ATPase, T2SS/T4P/T4SS family, with translation MPEERRKREAEAGAGESVVTATVPTGAAPKPARQRMGDLLVSRGEVTRAQLEECLSLQKSSPGERLGQILIRKGYAKEDEVMACLAEEYGLEFVPVGQLEVLQRVLEMLPSDFCRRHKVLVIDADDDEDVATVATADPANVFLVDEIRRRLGRRVRLAVASPSAIVKMIEEKFTTLDDFQLDDLIRDIADDAVEVVEDNDGDVTDLAKVAGESPVIRLANYLICNAVKEGASDIHIEPGEKKMRVRYRIDGVLFEVMSPPQGMHAALVSRLKIMANLDISERRLPQDGRIRAIVRNRYVDFRINTLPTTQGEKAAIRILDNRSILIGLERLGFEHDHLKRFKEQIDRPHGIILVTGPTGSGKTTTLYSALLTMNAGEINLSTVEDPVEYFLGFANQVQINERIGFTFATALRALLRQDPDVIMVGEIRDEETARISVQAALTGHLVLSTLHTNDAPSSITRLINIGIEPYLISASLNAVLAQRLVRRICEQCKEPYAPSDEVKQALVRNKIEAGQLYRGKGCERCRKTGYSGRCGIYEMLVLDDSIRDMVAASPDVTELRRYCEEAGMVSLRQDGIRKLQEGVTTVEELLRVTEDIHLPVE
- a CDS encoding type IV pilus twitching motility protein PilT, yielding MTRIKNLMRSAVDAGASDLHILAGHPPLLRIHTVLVAMEGEAVVAEDEAHAFVKELVTEEQHQHFTRQRDLDFSTSLPGGPRFRVNAHFQRGTPALAFRAIPARVPPLEELNLPEVVVEFAELQQGLVLVTGETGSGKSTTLASMVDHMNDRFKYHVITLEDPIEYMLESRLCTVEQREVGEDVPDFRHGLRHILRQDPDVILIGEMRDLETISTALTAAETGHLVLSTLHTNDAASTVERIIDMFPAAQQNQVRSMVANTLRGVLCQRLFPRVDEAGMIPATEVLVSTPAVRNCIRENRIFEIPNIIETNRALGMALFDESLKRLYFNGKINRQDALTYARQPEQLERALTA
- a CDS encoding type II secretion system F family protein, coding for MATYRYQLKRNDSQVVTGVMKADSLVLATQQVRELGGTILDLIRIGEEEVARKGLLGSIQFGQRVGSKEILAFTSQLAVMSKAGIGLTTALESIGEQVKNPKMGQIIRTLKRDIEGGRQFSETLPRFPKIFSLLYVNMVRASELAGSFGHMLERISEYLTQQIETRRQVKGAMIYPAIILILAMVTVVFMLTFVLPRFAPLFKGREEILPMPTKILMALSSSLTNYWYVYLLSVGALAGGFIYFLRTELGREWWDGAKLKIPILKGLCHALYLSRGLRTMGELVNAGVPMLDTIAITAEVSGNVHYARVWRRVHAAVRKGQRIAPTLSRSPLIPASVAQMIGAGEETGSLAEILNDVSAFYDRELKATIKTVTSAIEPLMIVLMGGIVAFIASAILLPIFKMSQLVK
- a CDS encoding prepilin-type N-terminal cleavage/methylation domain-containing protein, whose product is MTRAKTHESGNRRKAFTLAEVLVCCVLVVLGFVASVAAFGHESVVTH